The sequence aaaaaaaaatagcgaatttgaaatttgacatcGGATTCTTGTTTAACGACCCCCATAATATTTCTAATATGTAATGTGGTCATTATTATTGGggaattatatttttttcgatCATTTTTGACTAAAAAATGGCACTTTTTTGCGAGACGCCCCACTttagacagtttttttttttttcagaaaactttATTTTTACAAAACACCAAACGGCATAAAAAACTACACTTCTTGACGAATTTTTTCGTGtgctcaaaaaaatttgtttcccaaTATTGAAATGGGcagggttttgctgatttaataaAGAATTCCCcatatgtataattataaaaaattttaagttaaattaatcaaatttgtatcaattttcgaaactttttattaacagtttttagaaattttctgaatgtgcagtaggccgggtcgatttgtggggaggcaaaaaaatcgcccattgctctttgaaaatcatattctagggatcaaaataacaaactttgccgaaggaaccatacctctaaaacgaattctgatgtcccccccccctttGAGTCgcaggggcaaattttgaaaaatcccactttgaaatgcctatgtttttttctttttggagtttatttttctctttagaaatttatttagtcagaacatatgtaaatgaaaaaatgaatttatcttagtaatagaaaagaaattaaaaaaaattattagaaattagcgtttttacaacccccttttaaaaccaaggcatcactgtgatgcatttgcatgtcgtaaacgtagttgtgtgggttttttattcaaccgttttaaaaaatgaaggtatcactgtgacacaattgcagatcgtaaaattgcttgtgttgttttttttaagccaccataagacacagcaggtagaattgaaatttcccctacccaaaagtttgacccaaagggggacatcagaattcgttttggaGGTACGGTTCGTTCGGCAAAGTTACttattttcacagagcaatgagcgatttttaaatcgacccgccctaatgtgcagtcttgaagctcattcaattgtagtgtaatagtgtgcaagtttcaagtagatgaaaattaccgttaatttttttttaatttttttccccgagggttttgcccatatcttccatataaaaacaaattttgttcatgcGGTGTATGGAAAAAATGCGACACCCTCTgatgaaaatttgattaattgttgggagctttgtgtaagctttgaaatgtatatatatagtttATGTTATATTTGAaacgatattttaaattggaattattcaaaaataataaataaacataatttgggaacaataccgttttaaagggagaccatattatttttcacataaccgtatatcaacatttataagcttaatgcCTAAGAAAAGCTAAGAAGACATTTACATTTCCAAGAATATCTTTTAGTTTGTGCAGTAATCTCGCATCTTAAATTTAGTCggtatgttttatatgtatattgaaagcagCTAATTGAATAGTTTTTCTTCTCTTAAAACTACGACTACTTTCTTATGTGCAGAATATAAGCGTTGTAAATACTCCATATAGGTACAGTCATGCATTCTACCATTTTCGTTgcttacattttataataatcaacaaaccgttttgataaattttataaataaatacatacatcgatttgatctcaataactgtattttatttgtatgcttagtaggtacatatcgatggttggttgcacacagatcccaagtgacgaatttcaaattttgtagaCTATCAAATCTTAGTATTAAACGTTTGAACCACTTGAACCGAACCGGTTCGGCGGTTCGGTGTTAGCCGCGAACCGGTTCACGAACcggttcatgttttacctgagtggttcgaaccactgaacCGAACCGCTTCGATGTTCGAGGCGGTTTACAACCCTGGAAGATACACGCAGTTGCCCAAGATAGAGTTACTGTCGAGCTGTTGCTCGCAAATTAGCTTATGATTACCACACTCAGCTCCTTTATCACTGACAGAAATCTTCGACCTGACGATAAACCCGTGCTTGTAATCACATTTCTCATTCAGTACATAACGCGGTACGGACACAATAGGTTTTCAGCGAGCCCGAAAAATTAACTGAAATATAAAGACAGTCGCGTGTAGCTTGTTGTGTTAGAAGAATATTTAATCTTGCTCCGGCGAACTTCTGCAAAGTCACTCTTTTTTGATTCCATAGtattaaattcaatattttttatacaGAACCTACCTGGCGCGCTCAGCATCATCTTGGATCGACGATTATATTGAATGGCTAGCTATAAGTGACTGTTGTAAGATTAACTCTACAGATAATACCTTCTGTCCCAGCAGTAAGTTTTTGACCAAACCCTGAGTATACGATTCCTAGATAAGAACTTTGTTGCTTACTGTTTCTTCAACAGATTCAAAAGCTGAAGAATGCCTACCATGCCATCGTGAGTTTAATGAAGACGGCTTGCGTCCAACGTCGGAAACTTTTAAGAAATAtattaaatactttttatttgatcTGCCGAATAGTGAGTGTGCAAAAGCAGGACGAGCTTCATATGCTGATGTAAGTTTTGGAATTAACGAAGTTTGCTTCAATCGGCTGCTAGAAATACACtgttcatatatgtatgtggtCTTAGTGGACGTGCAACAGCTTTGTATCGGAAAGAAAGTCGTCGATACTACTCATCAACAAAACAAATGGGGCTACTGAAATGAcagggaaaatcccgagtcgctccggtacatagaagcgGGTATCAGTAACGGGCTGTGATATGACAGGATTTAGCTTTGACAATAATCACCTTTCTGTAAGCCAATTAAATTCGGGTCCCTTAAACGTTTCAAACCCGACACTCTCTCGGCGTCACTGAGTCACACACAAATATGTTGCCGACAAGAAAACTTCCAATGCGAACGTAGATCTGTCTAACATTTTCTATatctctttctttctttttttctgtATCACTTTTTTTCAGGGCGTCGTTTACACATTGGACACACAAGGTGATGCTGACATTTGGGATACATATTTTATGCAATTCGCAACAACATCGACTACCTCGAAGCAATTTTATTCTGCTCTCTATCAGGCGCGTCGTATAGCTGACGATATTAATTCAATGTTTTCCGAACACGAACTCGATATTACTATTTTTCCATATTCGGTTTTCTATATTTTCTATGAGCAATATCTTACCATATGGGACGATGCTCTATTATCGCTAGCCATAACAATATTGACCATTTTTCTGGTTACCTTACTGATAAGCGGTTTGGATATTATGTCTGCATTTATGGTCACATTTATGGTTATAATAATTCTAATCAATATGCTCGGCATGATGTGGGCGTGGAATATAACATTGAATGCAATTTCATTGGTAAATTTGGTGGTGTGCATTGGCATCGGTGTTGAGTTTGTTGCTCACATTATTCGTTCATATAAGGAAGGTGTAGGTAATAAGGAAGAGCGTGCAAGGGAAGCGCTCATAGTTACGGGTAGTAGCGTTTTATCAGGTATAACGCTAACTAAATTTGCTGGCATCATTGTTTTGGCCTTTTCAAAATCACAAATATTTCAAGTGTTCTATTTTCGAATGTATCTCGGTATTGTACTGATAGGAGCTGCACATGGTCTTATTTTGTTGCCCATTTTGCTTAGCTATTTTGGGCCATCGAATGAGAAGTATTACAATAATTTGGGTATAATTTAGATTGGAAGTTTGGAGTTGCAAGTATGAACATAATGGTCGTCCTTATACATTAAATAAACAATTGTTTCCAGTTCACCTCACAGTAATAACGAGGTCAAATATATCACCTAAAAAATTGTATCCCGATTCAAGACAATAAAATGTTGTCAAACATGGATCAAAGTCAAGAATTCTATACGGAGATccaaaagatattaaattaaaaattggtcAAATTATAGTTGGCAATATCACATCTGCATTGCGGACATTATCCCAAACGAACGAATCGTATCTTAACAATTTAGTCTGTTATTCTCTATAATTTTTGTTCGGCGGTTACGCATAATGCAAATACACGAACAATTCGTCTCTGAGgagaaacgaacgttcgtttcctAATAGAGAGTGAGTCCCATAAAATTTAGTTTCGAATGGTTTTAGCTAAGACGTGTTGCACAGGGTTCAAGCTCAAGTTACGTTTTGaagattaaattttataaaatactagcagaccaggcagacgttgttcggccctaaatttggcctatctgcatacattttaataagcttttttcgtctaactctgccctacccctctacactttttcctaatctttttattcactcctccctccgtctttttcgcttcatctgcatcttcgtctcattctatctctttctcagtctccttctctattttctcttctctcaagtttgtctccttcttcttcatctcttattgccagtcccagagggtggtatgtattttgttccagtcccattccgagtctcagtcccagtcccactccgagtctcagtctcagtcccagtcctaatcccagtcccagtccgtctctggtatacttcccggaaaaaagcatcgtaaatactaatataggcaaatttatatacgaaatttcaggcaaatcgaataggacgtatataaataggtatgtgggtatcattaattcttgtctttatttcggcttggcatgcatatttatcagttttgccaggttgatgcgactaaatcgaatatcacaatgaactttagagctctcagcaacagctttcatttgatatccataatacacacacattttaggagtatccgggtccatgttttggcctatatctcgaggccctagtcactcagcggtgtaaaacttactctgtattatagcacacatcaacagcttcaatttgatacccataatgtaaaaacacattctaggtgtatccgggtccattttttggcccagaccgtagtcacccagcggtgtaaaacttactctgtactcaACCATacaccaacagcttcaatttgatacccataatgtaaaaacacattctacgtgtatccgggtccatgttttgggctatttctcgagaccctagccacccagttgtatgaaaatcatcctgtactatagcactcatcaacagctttcatttgaaatccatattatgcaaacacattctatgggtacccgggtccacgttttgggctatatgtcgagaccctagcctcccagttgtatggcaatcatcctgtactatagcactcatcaacagctttcatttgaaatccatattatgcaaacacattctagggatacccgggtccacgttttgggctatatctcgagacccttgcctcccagttgtatgaaaattatcctgtactatagcactcatcaacagctttcatttgaaatccatattatgcaaacacattctaggggtacccgggtccacgttatatgaaaattatcctgtactataacactcatcaacagatttcatttgatatccatattgtataaacacattctaggggtacccgggtctacgttttgggctatatatcgagaccctagcctcccagttgtatgaaaattatcctgtactatagcactcatcaacagatttcatttgatatccatattgtataacacattctaggggtagcggggtccacgttttgggctatatctcgagaccctagcctccagttgtatgaaaattatcctgtactatagcacccatcaacagctttcatttgaaatccatattatgcaaacacattctaggggtacccgggttcacgttttgggctatatctcgagaccctagcctcccagttgtatgaaaattatcctgtactatagcactcatcaacagatttgatttgatatccatattgtataaacacattctagaggtatccgggtccacgttttggcctatatctcgggaccctagtcacccaggggcggccaccgtggtgtgatggtagcgtgctccgcctatcacatcgtatgccctgcgttcaactcccgggcaaagcaacatcaaaattttagaaataagatttttcaattagaagaaaatttttctaagcggggtcgcccctcggcagtgtctggcaagcgctctgattgtatttctgccatgaaaagctctcagtgaaaactcatctgccttgcagatgccgttcggagtcggcataaaacatgtaggtcccgtccggccaatttgtagggaaaaatcaagaggagcacgacgcaaattggaagagaagctcggccttagatctcttcggaggttatcgcgccttacatttatttttttttttagtcacccaggggtatgaaaattatcctgtactatagcactcatcaacagatttcatttgatatccatattgtataagcatattctaggggtacccgggtccacgttttgatctcaagaccctagacacttagcgaaaaaaaaggtagacgttagCCGATTcccagacctacccaatatgctcacgaaatttcatgagaatcggttcagccgtttcggaggagttcagcctctaaaaccgtgacagaagaattttatatattagatatcaTCTACTATAATATAATAACAACACTTACTTTGGGTATTAGAAAACAAGAAATGGTATTATCAGAGAAATATATTATAGAGGCACTACAATTTCGACCCCTATGTGACACCCCTTAACTGCCTCCAATCGTTACCAACATTTTTACGTGATATTTTTGTTCTTGGTGTTACCATTTGTATGGATAAGACATACACAagtatttaatttgatttataaaGACCACCCTTATGTacgtatttattatttttatgatttttaatattttaaacgtTTATGTTTTAAACTCAGATTTAAGTTTTAGCTTGTAGGGGTTTTCTTAGTACAACAAATATAATTCACAAAAAATTAcgtagtttatttaaaaaaaaaacacaatcccGAAGTTGTCCTTGAGAGATCTAAAAATAATGctggaaaaaaccgaaaaaattatcTCGAAAATAGTGCTTCAATGATCCTGtgatagttccgaaaagaccccgaaACAGTaacaaaattttccacaaaaaacgCGAGATGAGCCAAACACTTTACCGATATTGTCCTGATGTTGCCCCGAAATGATCTTTAAACAAATATTGAAATAGTCCCAAAGTTATTTCGAGACATCtgcgaaatagtcctgaaagaacgaaatagtcccaaaattaagCCGAACACAACCCTGAAATTATCGCAAAAATTATACTACAATGATCACTTGATAGTTACTAAATGATCGCGAAACTGttacaaatttttctaaaaacaaacGTTAATGATCCGAGgatagtccagaaatgatcccagcaTTAAGGTGATGTTATCGCCGTGTTAACCCGAAATTATCTttaaaacaattccgaaataatcacgaagttatttcaaaatgtttgcGAAATAGACTAGAAAGAGTCCTGAAAGCAGCCAAGAGATAGTCCGACAGTTAAGGCAAACGCATTGTGAAACGTCTTCGAAATGATCTTTAAAATAATCTCGATCCGGTTTCCAAATTTTCCCAAAGTAGTCACGAATTAATGCCAAAATTATGCCCCAACTGTTCCGCAGTAGACTCGAAATGATACCAACATATTCTCGAGGGAGTTCCGATAATTATTTCGAAATATATCAGCAATGATTCCGCAAATACTATCGTGAAACTATCCTGAAAATAAGTCAAAGATAATCCCGAAATGGAAATAGAGAAGGTACAGCGAGCAATATTCGAATAGGTGACAGAATcactaatggcgttttcttttctgaaaataatgtcgccctATTGGTTCTTCTCAGCTCTCACGTGAGATTGTTTACTcctttgacaaaatattttccGCTGAATAAGGAAAGGGGCGCGATCACCAGGTGAtttagttcaaaagttagaatATAAGGGTGCAGCATGAGAGTAATATTCTTAGAAAAGGGAACGCCATAAGATCGTTTCTGTTGACGTGTACATCAATTGCATCTTCCTATACTCATACCTGTTGGGCAAGAAAATAGACGACTGGAACTCGGGACAGTAACATCACAATTGTAGCCAAATCAGAAAGCGCGGTGCAGTTCAGAATTCCAAATGGTCCAGCTGAGTTTTGATATAGTATTTTAAGTTGAAGTCCTTCTTAATAAATGACGCCGATGTTTTTAGCATTGCTTGGTGACCGTGCCAAAGGATGTCGACAGTACGAGTGTCCCGAACATCTTCCTCGTGTGAGTTTCACCGCGTCTAAATATGAAGGATGGTGATAGTGCTATCCATATGACAGAAATTTGGATTTACAGTATTGTAAGGGAGAAAAGATATGGTAGTCAAGCCGATACTTACCTCTGACAAGTCATATGCGGCAAGGCGTTGATCAGGCTTCTTCATATGGAATATGGGTCTTCTGAGTTGGGCCATATATAAAAATCTCGAATTTTTCTCAAGAAGGACAACAGCCGACAACTGCCCCAAATGTGGGCTTCGACGCCTTCATTCCTTCGAGAGAAGCAATTGAGGGGTGGGAATCAAATGGGGCAGGGGACCAGTTAACTGGTTTGCAGACGGTTCGAATTTGGTAACGAAGATCGGTTGTAGAGCTACTACTACTTTTTAATAGAATGGTATCGAAATGAAAGAGGCAAAGTCGAGCCTGGCTCTTACCAGAGAAAGTTAGAGTCATATTAGAATATAcgtaatcgaaaaagagcaatatattcTAACATATCATAAGATTTCGAAATAATGCTGTTGGTATAAATTGAAAACTCTGTTCCTCATCAAAATTAACGCACAAGTTCCTGACTTTAGAAGTCAAATCAAGAATTTCCCCAGAAATTTAAGCTGCAGATTCAAGCTACCCGATAACTGTAGCTTCTTCCAAGTGGGGGTCactgcgattaaggatgcagtGTTAGTACGGTTAAAAATCTAACTTCCATCGGATAACCAAGCGGCAATTAATGCCTTGAGTTCGTCTGTGGTGCAATAACAGCTGGTGTGAAAGTACTTTATCTCGGTTACAATTACTCTAATTTCAAATTAGAATAATTTGCGTGCTGGGGCATAGTCATGCGGAAGTCTTCGTCAGAATAGGTTCACTTGAGCCAGACGTCGAGAGCTGCACAAAATCCGTAGTACCGTTGGCCACTTGTAGTCTGCTCTTTTACATCTTGCAGGTTAGTGAGACCCTTGTGGTGAGGAGTTAGTCTGTTAGGCAGTCTGGTGAAATCGTTAGAATCACAACGGCTCAGTTATCCTTTGTTATGTGGGTACTGAAAGGCCATTGCCTAATAGAAGTCCATACGGTTCGTCTCAATATCCTCCTATCTAACAATGAACAAATATTCCTTAACTAATAAAACGAttctataataataatttaagcgttattgtttttctttatttccaAGACAATATTTTCGCTATTATCAAATTTCAATGATATACCATTCACAAAAATCAAATCACTAAGTTTGGTGGGTGTAGAAAATTCAAAGTTATAAATaagttttactaaaaatatttttgccAAATACATTGAATAGCGGCTTCctataatataaaatgaaaaagttagaagaaaaaaattggtGCAACCCAGCAAGCAAGCGTATTATACTTACCAATACAATAACGCAATCCCTTTGCAAATGGCACAAATGCATATGGATGCCGTTCAAACGAACCGGTGGTTCCAGCTGCAAAATGTTCAGGATGAAATTCTTGCGCATGCTCACCCCAAATCTTTGGATCACGTTGCATATTGAAAACATCGAGTACAATTGCGGTATCCTTTGGTACTTTAACACGCCGCTTGATGTTGCAAGATGTTTTTAGTTGCAAATAGAAGTCTTTACTAACGGAGCGCATATTAAACGGTACAGTGGTGAGTAGGCGGAGCGCTTCAAGAATGATGGCATCCAGATATTTCATTTGCAGCAACTTTGTTGGTTCAATATTGATTATTTGAGATTTTAAGGGAAATGTAACCATAATTTCCTCACGTAATTTGCGCTGAATGTCCTTGTGCATACCTAATAGGAGCACAGTAACTAAAACGCTTGTGGAAATCGTCTCGAAGGACTTGTATAGGGGGTAAGAGTAAGTAagttaaaaacttcaaaaaaattgcATACAACAAAGAGTGCTACTTACCACCATAAGCATGGATAGTGCCTCATCTATAACATCCTCCATGCGCAGTTCTCCAGTGTCCACCATGTGAAATATTTGCTCAATAAAAATTCTTCTACCATTTTTATTGTCTTCTGGCATTTTTATATCATTATTGTTGTACGCTTCGGTATTTTCCTGCGCTTCGGCAGGAGTGTTCTGATACTTCTTCCTCCACTCAGCGTGCTTTTTTTGTACCATCTAaatttcaatatatatgtatatacaaagagGCTTCGTTCTAATGTAGTCGAAGTATAACACGACTAGCTCAGTCTGAAGAAAAGAGTCATGGGGTAAAATATTAACCTGCCCATCTGTCCAAACTGCACTAAACTAGACCTAACAGGCTAAGAAAGTATACAGAAGAGCATTTACTCTATCTATCTGTAATGACTGGAAAGACTTGGGGTCCAAATACGCGGAAATGCAGCTTCTAATGTGACTTGTAGAAAGAATTGGAAGTTAACTAAGGAATAAAGGCGATGGTAGCAACCCACCACTTTTTTCGCCTTAAAAATAAAGTTCATCAAATAATCAAAAATTACTGTAGCGACAACGTCGGCTTCAAAGCCTTTGAACTTAATACTCTACCAATTCTCAATTTATTTAGCATGCAAAATTTTACGCCTGCCGTTTATACAAAGCTATTGAGTGCCGCAAATGCGTGGGAGTCGGAAAGGGTACGGAAGCGAAAGTCTACGAAAAAGTCGCTTCTATCTTCTCAGTATCAATGACCTGCAGTGCTTCATATTGGGTGGCACTATGAACTATAAACATGTTTTAGAAAACTGATTAAGCAAAAACGCGCAGACTGGAAGGTTAAGTTGTCAGAGAAATTGTTTCCGCGACAGTTAGACTTGTACCAGAACGTGATACCATCGGAATTTTTCGGCGAATTTTCAATATCCGCAACACACTCCAAAAACTTCGGT is a genomic window of Eurosta solidaginis isolate ZX-2024a chromosome 4, ASM4086904v1, whole genome shotgun sequence containing:
- the Cyp318a1 gene encoding probable cytochrome P450 318a1 isoform X1, encoding MLQLVAIISLLTLCLIVWCQRNAWLLVWHLNGWRGLLQQPYLWFLLVFYLEPKKLLQAISRIRHFFQSPLGIVFGNKTVIYVDDPETMEQLFNAPECINKSFFQDGFCLKRGILHAKGSAWKSRRRQLDPAFRSKVLLSFIDTFNCVGNQLMHKFETELLGDDIKFDTLDEMFCRAVLEVSCQTTMGTETNFTAADTQGIAKTYSELMHISALRGTKPWLQVDLLFRLLDAKNYKRSQELMKHLEEFVMIMVQKKHAEWRKKYQNTPAEAQENTEAYNNNDIKMPEDNKNGRRIFIEQIFHMVDTGELRMEDVIDEALSMLMVSFETISTSVLVTVLLLGMHKDIQRKLREEIMVTFPLKSQIINIEPTKLLQMKYLDAIILEALRLLTTVPFNMRSVSKDFYLQLKTSCNIKRRVKVPKDTAIVLDVFNMQRDPKIWGEHAQEFHPEHFAAGTTGSFERHPYAFVPFAKGLRYCIGSRYSMYLAKIFLVKLIYNFEFSTPTKLSDLIFVNGISLKFDNSENIVLEIKKNNNA
- the Cyp318a1 gene encoding probable cytochrome P450 318a1 isoform X2, producing MEQLFNAPECINKSFFQDGFCLKRGILHAKGSAWKSRRRQLDPAFRSKVLLSFIDTFNCVGNQLMHKFETELLGDDIKFDTLDEMFCRAVLEVSCQTTMGTETNFTAADTQGIAKTYSELMHISALRGTKPWLQVDLLFRLLDAKNYKRSQELMKHLEEFVMIMVQKKHAEWRKKYQNTPAEAQENTEAYNNNDIKMPEDNKNGRRIFIEQIFHMVDTGELRMEDVIDEALSMLMVSFETISTSVLVTVLLLGMHKDIQRKLREEIMVTFPLKSQIINIEPTKLLQMKYLDAIILEALRLLTTVPFNMRSVSKDFYLQLKTSCNIKRRVKVPKDTAIVLDVFNMQRDPKIWGEHAQEFHPEHFAAGTTGSFERHPYAFVPFAKGLRYCIGSRYSMYLAKIFLVKLIYNFEFSTPTKLSDLIFVNGISLKFDNSENIVLEIKKNNNA